In Bradyrhizobium erythrophlei, a single genomic region encodes these proteins:
- a CDS encoding multidrug effflux MFS transporter, translating into MGFPEFVIVIASIMALNPLAMDMMLPALPDIASTFHVTAANKPQEVLSSFLIGFGIGQFIMGPLSDRFGRRPVLIDGMALYCVGSILAIMSSSFEMLLLARVLQGLGTSATRVIATSIVRDCYAGRRMASVVSLAMMIFIAVPVIAPSLGEALMALTEWRGIFVVLMLYGVFALIWSAVRLPETLAVNERKSLAIRDVLGAFRQTVTNRQTLGYAVAAGGVQGSLFAFVFSSQQVFTQIYGLGHYFPLAFAAAAIGTAIAGFLNARFVGRIGMRVISHGALVGFVAVAGIMLLAAKMGMLPLALFVSLAALMMFAFGLMFANFTSLAMEPQGKIAGTASSLYGSITTLLGIGIGTTIGQSYDGTLLPFATGFFLCTLASLTVVLIVEKGRLFTPHARAAN; encoded by the coding sequence ATGGGTTTCCCCGAATTCGTCATCGTTATCGCTTCAATCATGGCGCTGAACCCGCTGGCCATGGACATGATGCTGCCGGCGCTGCCCGACATCGCATCGACATTCCATGTCACGGCCGCCAACAAGCCGCAGGAAGTCTTGTCGTCGTTCCTGATCGGCTTTGGTATCGGCCAATTTATCATGGGGCCGCTGTCGGATCGTTTCGGCCGGCGTCCTGTGTTGATCGATGGCATGGCGCTTTATTGCGTCGGCAGCATTCTGGCGATCATGTCGTCATCGTTCGAGATGTTGTTGCTGGCGCGTGTGTTGCAGGGCCTCGGCACGTCGGCGACCCGTGTGATCGCCACCTCAATCGTCCGTGACTGTTACGCCGGGCGTCGAATGGCGAGCGTCGTGTCGCTGGCGATGATGATCTTTATCGCGGTCCCCGTGATCGCGCCGTCGCTGGGCGAGGCGCTGATGGCGTTGACGGAGTGGCGCGGAATTTTCGTGGTCTTGATGTTGTACGGAGTGTTCGCGCTCATTTGGAGCGCCGTCCGGCTACCGGAAACCTTAGCCGTCAACGAGCGCAAATCGCTGGCCATCCGTGACGTTCTCGGCGCGTTTCGCCAGACCGTGACCAATCGCCAGACCTTGGGATATGCAGTCGCAGCCGGCGGCGTGCAGGGATCCCTGTTCGCCTTCGTGTTCTCGTCGCAGCAGGTCTTCACCCAGATCTATGGACTTGGTCACTACTTTCCGCTGGCGTTCGCGGCAGCCGCGATCGGCACAGCCATCGCGGGCTTTCTCAACGCGCGTTTCGTCGGCCGGATCGGCATGCGTGTGATCTCGCATGGTGCGCTGGTCGGCTTCGTTGCCGTGGCCGGGATCATGCTTTTGGCGGCAAAGATGGGAATGCTGCCGCTTGCCTTGTTCGTGAGCCTGGCGGCACTCATGATGTTCGCATTCGGGCTGATGTTTGCCAATTTCACATCGCTGGCGATGGAGCCTCAGGGCAAAATCGCCGGTACCGCGTCATCGCTTTATGGATCCATCACGACGCTGCTCGGCATTGGCATCGGCACGACGATCGGCCAATCCTATGACGGCACGTTGTTGCCGTTTGCGACCGGATTTTTCCTTTGCACGCTGGCATCCCTGACCGTGGTCTTGATTGTCGAAAAGGGCCGTCTCTTCACGCCTCATGCGAGGGCGGCAAACTAA
- the apaG gene encoding Co2+/Mg2+ efflux protein ApaG: MYRAVTRDIEVTVEPNFLPERSSVENRQYFWSYTIVIVNSGPETVQLRTRHWIITDATGRQQEVRGEGVVGEQPVLAPGERFEYTSGVPLPTASGFMTGRYQMVTENGEKFEIDVPTFSLDSPEAKRVLN; encoded by the coding sequence ATGTACCGCGCCGTGACCCGCGACATCGAAGTGACCGTGGAGCCAAATTTCCTCCCGGAGCGCTCGTCCGTGGAAAACCGGCAGTATTTCTGGTCCTACACCATCGTCATCGTCAATTCCGGACCGGAGACCGTGCAACTGCGCACGCGGCACTGGATCATTACGGATGCGACCGGCCGCCAGCAGGAAGTCCGCGGCGAGGGCGTGGTCGGGGAGCAGCCGGTGCTCGCGCCCGGCGAGCGTTTCGAATACACCTCCGGCGTTCCCCTGCCGACGGCGTCCGGCTTCATGACCGGTCGCTATCAAATGGTCACCGAAAACGGCGAAAAGTTCGAGATCGACGTGCCGACATTTTCGCTCGACAGCCCCGAGGCCAAGCGCGTGTTGAACTGA
- a CDS encoding O-succinylhomoserine sulfhydrylase, producing MSSSTKSASAKPSPTARYRPETRLVHSGTIRSEFGETSEAMFLTQGYVYDTAELCEARFKGEDPGYIYSRYSNPTIAMFERRMIELEGAEAGRSTATGMAAVTTAILAPLKAGDHVVAAKAMFGSCRYVVEDLLPRYGIASTLVDGLDLDQWQRAVRPNTKSFFLESPTNPTLDVLDISAIADIAHAGGARLIVDNVFATPIWQSPLTLGADVVVYSATKHIDGQGRCLGGMILSSEAFVAEHLHNFMRQTGPSLSPFNAWVLLKGLETLAVRVRAQTDTAAKVADALVQHPKVSRLIYPGREDHPQAALVKKQMRAGSTLVGFEVKGGKAAAFRTLNGLRLARISNNLGDAKSLVTHPATTTHQRLSPEARTELGISDGFIRFSAGLEHADDLIEDLHAGLERA from the coding sequence ATGTCCAGTTCTACCAAGTCGGCGTCTGCCAAACCCTCTCCTACGGCCCGCTACCGCCCCGAAACCCGCCTGGTTCACTCCGGAACCATCCGCTCGGAATTCGGCGAAACGTCGGAAGCGATGTTCCTTACCCAGGGCTACGTCTACGACACCGCCGAGCTGTGCGAAGCCCGCTTCAAAGGCGAGGACCCCGGCTACATCTATTCGCGCTACTCCAATCCGACGATTGCGATGTTCGAGCGCCGCATGATCGAGCTCGAAGGCGCCGAAGCCGGCCGCTCCACCGCAACCGGCATGGCGGCGGTGACGACCGCGATCCTCGCGCCGCTGAAGGCCGGCGATCACGTCGTGGCGGCGAAGGCGATGTTCGGCTCCTGCCGTTATGTGGTGGAAGACCTGCTGCCGCGCTATGGCATCGCCTCGACGCTGGTCGACGGCCTCGATCTCGACCAGTGGCAACGCGCGGTGCGGCCGAACACCAAGAGCTTCTTCCTGGAAAGCCCGACCAACCCGACGCTCGACGTACTCGACATCTCGGCGATTGCCGATATCGCGCACGCCGGCGGCGCGCGGCTGATCGTCGACAACGTGTTCGCCACGCCGATCTGGCAAAGTCCGCTCACGCTCGGCGCCGATGTCGTGGTCTATTCCGCAACCAAGCACATCGACGGCCAGGGCCGTTGTCTCGGCGGCATGATCCTGTCGTCGGAGGCGTTTGTTGCCGAGCATCTGCACAACTTCATGCGCCAGACCGGCCCATCGCTGTCGCCGTTCAACGCTTGGGTGCTTCTCAAGGGATTGGAGACGCTGGCGGTGCGGGTTCGTGCCCAGACCGACACGGCGGCGAAAGTCGCCGATGCTCTCGTCCAGCACCCGAAGGTCTCGCGCCTGATCTATCCCGGCCGCGAAGATCATCCGCAGGCAGCGCTGGTGAAGAAGCAGATGCGCGCCGGATCGACGCTGGTCGGCTTCGAGGTCAAGGGCGGCAAGGCAGCGGCATTCCGCACGCTCAACGGCCTGAGGCTCGCGCGCATCTCCAACAATCTCGGCGACGCCAAGAGCCTCGTCACCCATCCTGCCACCACGACGCATCAGCGGCTTTCGCCGGAAGCCCGCACCGAGCTCGGGATCAGCGACGGCTTCATCCGCTTTTCCGCCGGCCTCGAGCATGCCGACGACCTGATCGAGGATTTGCACGCGGGACTGGAGCGCGCGTAG
- a CDS encoding SGNH/GDSL hydrolase family protein codes for MRFVSGAILSVSVLAGFLAVVPLRAEDAPAPAPAPTPATPAACEVPDYLFSGDNALPKVTEAIKAARPLNILVIGSRSSTINVGVASASEAAAYPGQMLAALKAKLPAVEVNLSVEIQAKKTAEEIASGLGKLVESKKPTLVIWQTGTVDAMRSVDPDDFRTAVGEGVVASKEAGADVVLVNPQYSPRTESMISASPYLDNMRVVAQEHEVPLFDRFALMKTWSESGEFDLFTAVHGSELARRVHNCLGRALSEFILAAAQPKPVQEN; via the coding sequence ATGAGGTTCGTCTCAGGGGCAATCCTGAGTGTGAGCGTGTTGGCCGGTTTTCTGGCCGTCGTTCCCCTGCGCGCTGAAGATGCACCAGCGCCTGCGCCTGCGCCAACGCCCGCCACCCCCGCAGCATGCGAGGTTCCCGACTATCTGTTCTCCGGCGACAATGCGCTGCCGAAGGTCACTGAGGCCATCAAGGCGGCCCGCCCGCTGAATATTCTGGTCATCGGCAGTCGCTCGTCGACCATCAATGTCGGCGTTGCGAGTGCGTCGGAGGCTGCCGCCTATCCCGGTCAGATGCTGGCCGCATTGAAGGCGAAGCTGCCGGCGGTCGAGGTTAACTTATCCGTAGAAATACAGGCCAAAAAGACCGCCGAAGAGATCGCTAGCGGTCTCGGGAAGTTGGTAGAGAGTAAAAAGCCTACTTTAGTCATCTGGCAGACCGGAACCGTGGATGCTATGCGCTCTGTCGATCCCGACGATTTCCGCACCGCCGTCGGCGAAGGCGTGGTGGCATCGAAGGAGGCGGGCGCCGACGTCGTGCTGGTCAACCCGCAATACAGCCCGCGCACGGAATCGATGATTTCGGCTTCGCCCTACCTGGACAACATGCGCGTGGTTGCCCAGGAGCATGAGGTCCCGCTGTTTGATCGCTTCGCGCTGATGAAGACCTGGTCGGAGTCGGGAGAGTTTGACCTGTTCACGGCCGTGCATGGCTCGGAGCTTGCAAGGCGGGTTCACAACTGCCTCGGACGAGCCCTGTCGGAATTCATTTTGGCGGCGGCGCAGCCGAAGCCCGTGCAGGAGAATTGA
- a CDS encoding MFS transporter, with product MTIAITHGTLSDSDHSAQLRKAVIASTIGTAIEWYDFFLYGTAAGLIFGKLFFPNEDALTATLAAFGTYFIGFVGRPIGAAIFGHYGDRIGRKATLIATLLCMGIATFLIAFVPTYSSIGIWGAVILTVLRMLQGIGVGGEWGGSVLLAMEWSRTHGQRGLVSAWPQFGVPCGLFLANLAVLAFSQLTGDQFITWGWRLPFALSIVLVGVGLWIRLGILETPVFQQLLDNRKIEKAPIIEVFKKHPKEILLSALLRMSEQAPFYIFTAFIFAYAVGTLKMSRDLILMAVLVAACVSFITIPLSGHISDLIGRRKMYLIGAATTGIFGFLYFGMVDTAVPSLVFIAIVLSLIPHDMQYGPQAALIAEAFTPRLRYSGASLGYQLASVIAGGPAPLIATALFASYHSGYAVSIYIAACSVVSLIAASLMPDYTGKDISKEYDD from the coding sequence ATGACGATCGCGATCACACACGGAACGTTGTCCGACTCAGATCATAGCGCGCAATTGCGCAAGGCGGTCATCGCGTCGACCATCGGCACCGCCATCGAGTGGTATGACTTTTTCCTCTATGGCACCGCCGCCGGGCTGATCTTTGGCAAGCTCTTCTTTCCCAACGAGGATGCGCTGACGGCGACGCTGGCGGCCTTCGGAACCTATTTCATCGGCTTCGTCGGGCGCCCGATCGGTGCCGCGATATTCGGTCACTACGGTGATCGGATCGGCCGCAAGGCGACATTGATCGCTACTCTGCTCTGCATGGGTATCGCCACCTTCCTGATCGCATTCGTGCCCACCTACTCCTCGATCGGCATCTGGGGCGCCGTCATCCTGACGGTGTTGCGGATGCTGCAGGGCATCGGCGTGGGTGGCGAGTGGGGCGGATCGGTGCTGTTGGCGATGGAATGGTCGCGTACCCATGGCCAACGCGGGCTGGTCTCAGCCTGGCCGCAATTCGGCGTGCCGTGCGGCCTGTTCCTGGCCAATCTTGCCGTGCTCGCGTTCAGCCAACTAACGGGCGACCAGTTTATCACCTGGGGCTGGCGACTGCCTTTCGCGCTCTCGATCGTTCTCGTTGGCGTCGGGTTGTGGATTCGCCTTGGTATTCTTGAGACGCCGGTGTTCCAGCAGCTTCTGGACAACCGCAAGATCGAGAAGGCTCCCATCATCGAGGTCTTCAAAAAGCATCCGAAGGAGATATTGCTGTCGGCCTTGCTGCGGATGTCCGAGCAAGCGCCGTTCTATATCTTTACCGCATTCATCTTCGCCTACGCAGTCGGCACCCTGAAGATGTCGCGCGATCTGATCCTGATGGCGGTGCTGGTTGCGGCTTGCGTTTCGTTCATCACCATTCCTCTGTCAGGCCACATCTCCGACCTGATCGGGCGCAGGAAGATGTATCTGATCGGCGCCGCGACGACGGGGATATTCGGCTTCCTGTATTTCGGGATGGTGGACACCGCTGTGCCGTCCCTGGTCTTTATCGCGATCGTGTTGTCGCTGATCCCGCACGATATGCAATATGGGCCGCAGGCAGCCTTGATCGCCGAGGCCTTTACGCCGCGATTGCGCTACAGTGGTGCTTCGCTCGGCTACCAACTCGCCTCCGTGATCGCGGGCGGTCCAGCGCCCTTGATCGCGACGGCGCTGTTCGCCTCCTATCACTCCGGCTATGCGGTTTCGATCTACATCGCTGCCTGCTCGGTCGTAAGCCTCATCGCGGCGTCGCTTATGCCTGATTACACCGGCAAGGATATTTCAAAGGAGTATGATGACTGA
- a CDS encoding OpgC domain-containing protein has translation MTSVADQISGPPLAAEAVVVARDAAAAPAIARPVAAERELRLDLFRGLALWLIFIDHLPQNLLTWLTIRNYGFSDATEIFIFISGYTASFVYGRAMRDAGLVVATARILRRVWQIYVAHVFLFTIFLAEISYVATRFENPLYTEEMGILDFLKEPDVTIVQALLLRFRPVNMDVLPLYIVLMLFLPLILWLMRRSADLTLGLSVLLYAATWEFDLYLSAYPNGFWAFNPFAWQLLFVFGAWCAQGGAQRMSRILASPVTLWISIGYLLFAFFVTLTWYMPQLSHLMPKRLEQWMYPISKTDLDVLRFAHFLALAAVTVRFLPKDWPGLKSPWLKPLILCGQHSLEIFCLGVFLAFAGHFILAEFSGGTGLHFVISISGILIMSAAAWLFSWYKHSADKSGSKAKATGGNADLAGGGA, from the coding sequence ATGACCTCGGTTGCCGATCAGATTTCCGGACCGCCGCTTGCGGCCGAAGCCGTTGTTGTAGCGCGCGATGCCGCCGCCGCGCCGGCAATTGCGCGGCCGGTGGCGGCCGAGCGTGAATTGCGGCTCGACCTGTTCCGCGGGCTCGCGCTGTGGCTGATCTTCATCGACCATCTGCCGCAGAACCTTCTGACCTGGCTTACGATCCGCAACTACGGCTTTTCCGACGCCACCGAAATCTTCATCTTCATTTCCGGCTACACCGCGTCCTTTGTCTACGGCCGGGCGATGCGCGACGCCGGCCTGGTCGTGGCGACCGCGCGCATCCTGCGGCGGGTCTGGCAGATCTACGTCGCGCACGTCTTCCTGTTCACGATCTTCCTTGCCGAAATCTCCTATGTCGCCACCCGCTTCGAGAACCCGCTCTACACCGAAGAAATGGGGATCCTGGATTTTCTGAAAGAGCCCGACGTCACCATCGTCCAGGCGCTGCTGCTGCGTTTCCGTCCCGTGAATATGGACGTGCTGCCGCTCTACATCGTCTTGATGCTGTTCCTGCCATTGATCCTGTGGCTGATGCGGCGGAGCGCCGACCTGACGCTTGGGCTGTCCGTTCTGCTTTACGCCGCGACCTGGGAATTCGATCTTTATCTATCGGCCTATCCGAACGGTTTCTGGGCCTTCAATCCGTTCGCCTGGCAATTGCTGTTCGTGTTCGGCGCCTGGTGCGCCCAGGGCGGCGCGCAGCGGATGTCGCGCATCCTCGCCTCGCCGGTCACGCTGTGGATCAGCATCGGCTACCTGCTGTTCGCCTTCTTTGTCACACTGACCTGGTATATGCCGCAGCTCAGCCACCTGATGCCGAAGCGGCTCGAGCAGTGGATGTATCCCATCAGCAAGACCGACCTTGACGTGCTGCGCTTCGCGCACTTCCTGGCGCTGGCGGCCGTGACCGTGCGCTTCCTGCCCAAGGATTGGCCAGGTCTGAAATCGCCGTGGCTCAAACCGTTAATCCTTTGCGGCCAGCATTCGCTTGAGATCTTCTGTCTTGGCGTATTCCTGGCCTTTGCCGGCCACTTCATCCTGGCGGAGTTCTCGGGCGGTACCGGGTTGCATTTTGTTATCAGTATTTCGGGAATCCTGATCATGTCGGCCGCGGCGTGGCTTTTTTCATGGTACAAGCACTCTGCCGACAAGAGTGGGTCCAAAGCCAAGGCCACCGGCGGCAACGCCGATTTGGCGGGAGGGGGCGCATGA
- a CDS encoding SGNH/GDSL hydrolase family protein: MFWSYCRPFCRSMWLAASVAFILPAALVPARAETTQQAAVIDAAKSDSAKSESTNSGSANFDARPAADKSEPGATAQAGEPNQTPPAKEAPPANQVQPALQPKSLTEKAIDKVRQVAKSASDIFGRVPCLAPKGLARSFSLPRVARKLSAGEPLVIVAFGSSSTQGYGTSSPEFTYPNRLAAQLQRKYPTANITVVNRGRGGEDAPEMMKRLQTEVIDMHPDMVIWQVGTNAVIRDLDPDATGQMVQDGVARIQASGADVVLVDLQYSPRVNEHPEGASRMVKLLRRIAQLRHIGVFPRFEVMRQWHENQSLPIDSFVIADGLHMNDWGYACFAQLLGDDIIRSVGQIKLGVNVPSGVPNRPM, translated from the coding sequence ATGTTTTGGAGCTATTGCCGCCCTTTTTGCCGATCGATGTGGTTAGCAGCCTCCGTAGCGTTCATACTGCCGGCTGCGCTCGTGCCCGCTCGCGCCGAGACAACGCAGCAGGCCGCGGTAATCGACGCCGCAAAGTCCGATAGCGCCAAATCTGAAAGTACGAATTCCGGCAGCGCGAACTTCGACGCCAGGCCGGCCGCCGATAAATCCGAACCAGGCGCCACGGCCCAGGCTGGCGAACCAAATCAGACGCCGCCCGCCAAGGAAGCGCCGCCGGCCAATCAGGTCCAGCCTGCTCTGCAACCGAAGAGCCTGACCGAAAAGGCGATCGACAAGGTCAGGCAGGTCGCAAAATCCGCCAGCGATATTTTCGGCCGTGTGCCGTGCCTGGCCCCCAAGGGACTGGCGCGATCGTTCTCGCTGCCTCGTGTCGCGCGCAAGCTCTCCGCGGGAGAGCCGCTCGTGATCGTCGCGTTCGGATCGTCGTCAACCCAGGGGTACGGCACCTCCTCGCCCGAATTCACCTATCCCAACCGCTTGGCGGCGCAGTTGCAGCGGAAATATCCCACCGCAAATATCACGGTCGTCAATCGCGGCCGTGGCGGCGAAGATGCCCCCGAAATGATGAAGCGGTTGCAGACCGAAGTGATCGACATGCATCCCGACATGGTGATCTGGCAGGTCGGGACCAACGCGGTGATCCGCGATCTCGACCCTGATGCAACGGGGCAAATGGTACAGGATGGCGTGGCCCGGATTCAGGCGTCGGGCGCCGACGTCGTGCTGGTCGACCTGCAATATTCGCCGCGGGTGAACGAGCATCCGGAAGGCGCGAGCAGGATGGTGAAGCTGCTCCGCAGGATCGCCCAGCTTCGGCATATCGGCGTGTTCCCGCGGTTCGAGGTGATGCGGCAGTGGCATGAGAACCAGTCGCTGCCGATCGACAGTTTCGTCATTGCCGACGGCCTGCACATGAACGATTGGGGCTATGCCTGTTTCGCCCAGTTGCTTGGCGACGACATCATTCGCTCGGTCGGCCAGATCAAGCTCGGCGTCAACGTGCCGTCCGGCGTGCCAAACCGGCCGATGTGA
- a CDS encoding PQQ-dependent sugar dehydrogenase, translating into MKKSPCRNHWLIAAAVSLAVSLTGCNEQETATVGQTYGPKPVLVEPEKSVVPTVNVAKAVGWPAGGKPMAADGMAVNAFATGLDHPRTMHVLPNGDVLVAETNAPERPEENRGIKGWITRIVLGRAGADTRSANRITLLRDADGDGVAETKSVFLEGLNSPFGMALVGNDFYVANSDAIVKFTYHAGDTKIAAAGVKLADLPGGPLNHHWTKDLVASPDGAKLYATVGSNSNIGENGMDAETNRAAVLEVDRATGKSRVFASGIRNPNGPAWQPQSGALWVVVNERDELGNDLVPDYMTSVKDGGFYGWPYSYYGQHVDARVQPQRADLVANAIAPDYALGAHTASLGLAFNTGNLFAPDMANGAFVGQHGSWNRKPRAGYKVIFVPFANGMPSGQPRDILTGFLNADGEAQGRPVGVAIDKRGALLVADDVGNTIWRVTPAGKSAAR; encoded by the coding sequence ATGAAGAAATCTCCATGCCGAAATCACTGGCTCATCGCCGCCGCCGTAAGCCTCGCGGTGTCGTTGACAGGCTGCAACGAGCAGGAAACGGCGACGGTCGGACAGACCTATGGTCCGAAGCCTGTGCTGGTCGAGCCGGAAAAATCGGTGGTGCCGACCGTCAACGTCGCCAAGGCGGTGGGCTGGCCGGCCGGCGGCAAGCCGATGGCTGCGGACGGAATGGCGGTCAATGCGTTTGCGACCGGGCTCGATCATCCGCGCACGATGCACGTCCTGCCGAACGGTGACGTGCTGGTGGCCGAGACCAATGCGCCGGAGCGTCCGGAAGAGAACAGAGGCATCAAAGGCTGGATCACCAGGATCGTGCTCGGCCGCGCCGGCGCCGACACGCGCAGCGCCAACCGCATTACGCTGTTGCGCGATGCCGACGGCGATGGCGTTGCGGAAACAAAGTCGGTTTTTCTCGAAGGCCTGAATTCGCCGTTCGGCATGGCACTAGTCGGCAATGATTTCTATGTCGCCAATTCGGATGCGATCGTGAAATTCACCTACCACGCCGGCGACACCAAGATTGCCGCGGCCGGGGTAAAACTCGCGGACCTACCGGGCGGCCCGCTCAATCATCACTGGACCAAGGACCTGGTCGCCTCGCCCGACGGCGCCAAACTCTATGCAACGGTCGGCTCCAACAGCAATATCGGCGAAAACGGCATGGACGCTGAAACCAACCGTGCCGCCGTGCTCGAGGTCGATCGCGCGACCGGAAAATCGCGTGTGTTCGCCTCCGGCATTCGCAATCCGAACGGACCTGCGTGGCAGCCGCAGAGCGGCGCGCTGTGGGTCGTCGTCAACGAACGCGACGAACTCGGCAACGATCTCGTGCCGGATTACATGACCTCGGTGAAGGACGGCGGATTTTACGGCTGGCCGTACAGCTATTATGGCCAGCATGTCGATGCCCGCGTTCAGCCGCAGCGCGCCGATCTGGTCGCGAACGCGATCGCGCCGGATTATGCGCTCGGCGCGCATACCGCCTCGCTGGGTTTGGCCTTCAACACCGGCAATCTGTTTGCGCCTGACATGGCGAACGGAGCCTTCGTCGGCCAGCACGGTTCGTGGAATCGCAAGCCGCGCGCCGGTTACAAGGTGATCTTCGTGCCGTTCGCCAATGGAATGCCGTCGGGACAGCCGCGCGACATCCTGACCGGCTTCCTCAATGCGGATGGCGAAGCGCAGGGCCGCCCCGTGGGCGTCGCGATCGACAAACGCGGCGCGCTGCTCGTGGCCGATGATGTCGGCAACACGATCTGGCGCGTGACGCCCGCTGGAAAGTCGGCGGCGCGATAG
- a CDS encoding SRPBCC family protein → MASICKDIPIHAHPDAVWEAVRDFGAVHQRLNPGFVVDCRLDGNARIVTFHNGNVVREEFVDCDDTRRRLAYAITGRERVNHYNGSVQVLGDGDNRSRIIWIVDVLPNEIAPYISEQMDLAAVAMQKTLGSA, encoded by the coding sequence ATGGCCTCTATCTGCAAGGACATTCCCATCCATGCGCACCCCGATGCTGTCTGGGAGGCGGTGCGCGATTTCGGTGCGGTGCATCAACGGCTCAATCCAGGATTTGTCGTCGACTGCCGTCTCGACGGCAACGCCCGCATCGTGACCTTCCATAACGGCAATGTGGTGCGCGAGGAGTTTGTGGATTGCGACGACACGCGGCGGCGCCTGGCCTATGCCATTACCGGACGCGAGCGCGTCAATCACTATAACGGCTCGGTGCAGGTGCTCGGCGACGGCGACAACCGCAGCCGGATCATCTGGATCGTCGACGTGCTGCCGAACGAGATCGCCCCCTACATCTCCGAGCAGATGGACCTCGCGGCCGTTGCGATGCAGAAGACGCTGGGAAGCGCGTAA
- a CDS encoding 2'-deoxycytidine 5'-triphosphate deaminase codes for MSFTLPPGAHGILPDRTIAAMADSGLILPAYPFVESQIQPASLDLRLGDIAYRVRASFLPGPGATVAERIDELKLHEISLADGAVLETNCVYIVPLLESLALPGEIVAAANPKSSTGRLDVFTRVIADGTRRFDMIGAGYHGPLYAEISPKTFPVLLREGSRLSQVRFRVGDAILSADELNALHTLERLVDVNDADLANGVALSVDLSGENSKGFVGYRAKRHTGVVDVDRRGGYTVDEFWEPIAARSDGSLILDPGEFYILASKEAVQVPPDYAAEMVPFDPLVGEFRVHYAGFFDPGFGYAGAGGKGSRAVLEVRSREVPFILEHGQIVGRLVYEKMQSRPNAMYGQRIGSNYQAQGLKLSKHFRV; via the coding sequence GTGAGTTTCACGCTTCCGCCCGGCGCCCATGGCATCCTGCCCGACCGCACGATCGCGGCGATGGCGGATTCGGGCCTGATCCTTCCGGCCTATCCGTTTGTCGAAAGCCAGATCCAGCCGGCGAGCCTCGATCTTCGTCTCGGCGACATCGCCTACCGGGTGCGGGCGAGCTTTCTGCCGGGGCCGGGCGCGACGGTGGCCGAGCGCATTGATGAGCTGAAGCTGCACGAGATTTCACTGGCCGATGGCGCGGTGCTCGAGACCAACTGCGTCTATATCGTGCCGTTGTTGGAATCGCTGGCGCTGCCGGGCGAAATCGTCGCTGCTGCAAACCCCAAAAGCTCGACCGGCCGGCTCGACGTCTTCACCCGCGTGATCGCGGACGGCACGCGCCGCTTCGACATGATCGGCGCCGGTTATCACGGTCCGCTTTATGCCGAGATCAGTCCCAAGACCTTTCCGGTGCTGCTGCGCGAGGGATCTCGGCTCTCGCAGGTGCGTTTCCGCGTCGGCGACGCGATCCTCAGCGCCGACGAACTCAACGCATTGCATACGCTGGAGCGGCTGGTCGATGTCAACGATGCCGACCTTGCCAACGGCGTGGCGCTGAGTGTTGATCTCTCGGGCGAGAACTCCAAGGGATTCGTCGGCTACCGCGCCAAGCGCCACACCGGCGTGGTCGATGTCGACCGCCGCGGCGGCTACACGGTCGACGAATTCTGGGAGCCGATCGCGGCGCGGTCCGACGGCAGCCTCATCCTCGATCCGGGCGAGTTCTACATCCTGGCCTCGAAGGAAGCCGTGCAAGTGCCGCCGGACTATGCCGCGGAGATGGTGCCGTTCGATCCGCTGGTCGGCGAATTTCGCGTGCACTATGCGGGCTTCTTCGATCCCGGCTTCGGTTATGCCGGCGCCGGCGGCAAGGGCTCGCGCGCGGTCCTGGAAGTGCGCTCGCGCGAAGTGCCGTTCATTCTCGAGCACGGGCAGATCGTCGGCCGTCTGGTCTACGAGAAAATGCAATCAAGGCCGAATGCGATGTACGGCCAGCGCATCGGTTCGAACTATCAGGCGCAGGGGCTGAAGCTCTCCAAGCATTTTCGCGTCTGA